In Cicer arietinum cultivar CDC Frontier isolate Library 1 chromosome 7, Cicar.CDCFrontier_v2.0, whole genome shotgun sequence, the genomic window TCCATCTGagaaacacaaaataaaaaccATTGTTTCAAATTTACATGATTTAATAcattagtaattaaaaaaataaatcaaaatgatattttgattaaaaaaatacacacatCAATTTGATATTTCAATATATTCCTGAAACCAAGACTATGACATCTATTCTTTGATAAACCTTTTTCCACGAAATCGCAACATCGATTTGATGATATGAACTAAATAAAGTTATTTAAATTGCATGCAATCATCAttcttaataatataataaaatagtcaaAGATTATGAACTCActcaaacaaatttaatatacgCAATAATCtctttcagaaaaaaaaaaaaaaaagcaaaaaatcaTACCAAtagccaaaataaaaatattaaaaacaacaatagcaaaaaaataaaataaaattcacctTCACGAGAAGAGCTTTGGTAATCAGAAACAGCAGAAGAACTACACCTTGAAGACCCGTTAGATTTCGCTTTTCCATTTCCACCGTTAAAATTAACACCGTCAACTCCACCCACATTCTTCTCACTCGCAAACCAACACGGTAACGACAATCCATTATTTAACGGCATATACTGCACCGATCCATACTGTTGCGGTTGCAAAACAAAAAACGGAGCTGTCAAAGAAACCGCACCGTCAAGTAACTCCGTCTTCTCCTTTTTAAATACCTGCTCACATTCCGGTTCGGGTTCGGATTCTCCGACCCGGTTTCCATTTCCCTTTTTCTGCTCTCTTTTCCTCTTCAACTCCATTCTCTTCAAAGCCTGAACCTCACGATTCACCTGTGGAAACACTTTCTGCACTTCATTGTTGGGATCCGAACCCGAAACTAAACAATCGGGTCCTAATTCGGGTTTGGGTTTTTCCAGGGGTTTTCTGAAAACTCCTCCAATGGATAACCCTAAATCTAGCTCAATCTCTTCAACTTCCACCATTGTTGTTAAACTAAAAGCTTCATATGcaaaaaaattaagatgaaTAAGAAAAAGTTCTCtgctgaaaaaaaaaaatgcgttgtgattttcaattttttaaagtgggggtagaaaaagaagaaagaaacgACACGTGGCGAAATGCGAGAAGTTAGGAAAAGCGGTTAGTGACACGTAAGGGTTAAGTTGCACCGCTAAATAATCGAGAAACGGAGAATCTGTTCTGTTCTAGGAAGGTTCTGATAATGCCACGTGGAAATTGGGTTTTGGGAGAGTGAAATGGGACACGTGGTGGAACATAAGGGGATGGAGTGGGAGGGTAATAAGGGACACGTGGAATGTGAAACACACGCGCGCGCGCGAATCtctagttttatttttacttgCTTGAATCTCGAGGGACGATGCCGCTTGGTCAGGGATGGGGTGACACGTGGTTAGAGGTTTTGAGTGGGGCCCGTGGATTTAGGAGACATGAAAACGTGGAACGTTGGTAGTTTTTTTACGAGGTTGTGATAGTGACGCGACGGTGTGTTTGCGTATATGATTGGTTTCTATTTGCGGTGGGTTGAGTTGGAGAAAGCGACACGTCGTCCACGTGTTTGGGGACATTTTTACTCGTGTTCATTAatgtcatttaaatttaaattcatactttttccattttcttttaaattgctTGCTCCATTTTGTTGAACAAAATAGGACATGCATATTCACTATAATTAAACTGGATTATTTTGCATTACCTTTTGTTATgtacttataaaatttaaattacgcGAAGATATCgtgattttttattgaataatgatataaaatttaatatttttgtattaataatgtatgattattatgtttattttgtaaattgtcaaatatattattattaaaattataaaatgttatttaaaataattgatttttattataattatttttaaaatcatataaatcAATAAGTATGATGTGTTAGTAACATATAATCTTTTATATTAACCATGTATTAAGTGAGTTAAGTGATTAGTGGGTTTCCCATTGATATGTtgttaatatgaaaataaattaggtataaaaagaaaatggattaaGTGGGTGTACGATAATTTGAGttatacaaatataaaagtTGCTTTTGGAATTTTCGTTTGTGTTGGCAATGCTTTGCTGCAAATGTGCTGGTGTTGGATCATATACTTGGGGAGATGGTAAAGTAGATTCAATTATGTTCATCAAAATGGTTGACTATTTactcaaaaaaaattgttgattatAAGAGCAAGCTATATAAGTATAACTAGTACCAAATAAAACTATTGAATTACTTTTTCAAAATCGGTCTGTGCTttgcatatataaaataaatatggatTACATGTAGAAAATGGAAATAGTTTATGTATACCACCTCTTAGTATATAACAAGCCTTAAACTAAATTACATTTGCAAACTCTTGTTGGGTACATTGTATAGCCAAATCAAGATTATTAAACAGGCATCTTCTTCAAAAGTTGTCCTTGCATGAAGCTGAAAAAACAGGAAAAGAAAATGAGTTATAATATTGCattagtaatttttttcaagacgaatgaaatattttataactttccttcaagatatttgatatttgtttCTTGAGATTACAATGTTAAACTcttataatttatcaaaataaaataatgataattgaaaaaattgataattgtaaatttattaacaatttatattatttatttaagttcaTCTTCTAAGAGACtgaattaatttatctttcCATCATAGTATTTTATgctaataacaataaaataaagtaattaagaggtattttgataaaataatgattaataaaattaaaatttgaacgaaaatttacaaaaaggacaacaacaaacttttaaaagagtattatattttaaaaaatgagataATATTCTTAATCATGATCGATCCAACACTTAATGAAATCTAAAGGATACTCATAAGTAAgactttgataaaaaaaattaaaagaaattcaaaagcaatattttaataaaaataattagaagtCTTTTTAATactaacaacaatattttattataattttatttaaattatatttttcttgctTTTTGAGATTCAAAAGTCCTTTAATTAAATACGTCAATGATCatatctttttataattataagtcTTTTTTACTTGTCTTactacttaaatattttttaactttttgaattttgaatagCATAGAAAGTTTGAGAGCATGTTGTTAACATTTTTTGGATCATAACATTTTCTTGCCAAAGAAAATTTTGAAGCTATATATACATTTTTGAATAGAAAGAGAAACAAAAGATGTttagaagagaaaataaaatagtgttcGTACCTCTTGATGTAATAGTAGACAAAATCTgccaagattaaagattgaacTAGCTCTAATACTTGAAGAACCACCATCCAAAAATAGCCATAAccgaaaaaaaatagatattgcCCTCCAGTTTCATAGATCTACAAAAGATAAGAAAACATTAATTCAATGTTTTCCCATCCTAATATGTTTTACATTCCCCATGGTTCAAAGTTGTAACTTAGAATTTAATGATTTCATggagtaattttaaaatataaaaattaagaatgcaATGAAAGTAAACAAAATGCTTATCGTTACTAATGCAATGAATGAAATTAATTCTTGTGAAAAGACAAATCTAATTTTGTGAAATTAATaattcttacaaaaaaaaaaatgtttttttatatatttaaaattccaATGACTATTTTCTTATAGCAATTTAATTTCCATGTTTATGAGAttcgagaagaaaaaaattataatcattcTCACATGAATAATCCAATAAGCTAGTGCAAAGAATCTTGAGACACCAAGAGCAAACACATAATATCCTGTGAAGGTTTCAACCATCTGAAAACATATATGTTAGAGTTACAACATAATCTATatggaataaaaataaaaataaaactatagtAAAACAAAGTCTAAGAATTTTTAACCTTAGCTTTTTGCATAAAACGAATTTGAGGAATAATTGAAACGGTTTCAAGATACAAAGTGAATGCAAAAATGACTCGGACAATCCAGTAATGTGGTGTAATTGGGTTGATTAGTACTGCCAAAATTGCTGAAGGTACCACCTATACATAATAAATAgagtatgttatttttttactttattccaCTCATGAATATGCATGACCTTATAAATGAAAATCATTAACATGCCACAATAAGCCAAAATCAAATCCAAATTACCAAAAAGGATAACCACATGTTGTCAAACTCCTTGATATAGGAAGACTTGAGCCTAAATCTTATCAACCAAACAACCAACGATGTTAACAAGAAATATAATAGATCCAACACAGTGCGGTAGTCAGCTTCCATGAAGACACTACAACCTAATCTTGTTGCTAGGAATACAACATTCAGCTCTTGACTTTTGAGGGATAAACctaacaatattaaattattctttagCTTGtgacataaataaaatgaaaacctTAAAAAACAATCAATTCATACACATgtactattttaaataaatcataacCATGTGACAATAAGAAACCTTAGTACATTCtataaaacataataatataaaataactagTAATATATCCAAAATACCAATTAAACTATAAGTCCTCTAATAATATAAAGTACTTGCTAActttaactaataattaattaattattagttaaaattaggtGTAATCGATTGAGAATTAGAATATCCAATGTACTCTTATTAATACAActttacttataaaaatatatatataccgaTTTCTCTTCTTAAATAATTCACAAATTAAAAGGCATATAATTAATCCATACAATCGAAAAAGAATTTTGTACaaaaagatagaaaaataaaaaaaagccaACAAGCATTTTCCCTATTTTTTCtcttctaacaaaaaaaaaaaagcattttccctatatttaaattaaaagcaTGTATATCgctttttaaacaaattatttttattaaaaacaaaaaaaagtaaataaaactGGTGAGATAGAGCTAActcaaaaagagaaaaaaaaaatgtcaataaaattttcttaaatcatgtacattttttctcttttaggCGAAAATTATTCCTAACTATAAACttcatttagaaaaaaattattcctaCATATGTCTATTagatgcaattttttttaaatatactctttattaatattagtaatttatcttaaaagataaaaaatagaaattgaaaatacttgtataaaataatattttaaaatatctaaatattaaattcaatattgacttttcttttttaatatatgtaaaaaaaaattgttataaaaagaaacaagataataaaattcatttttcataaAAAGGAAGGACAAGAGAATAAATGCAAATAATTGACAATATCAATTTAATGAAGACAATGTCCAACCACGAGATTGAGTACAAATGGTTAATCAACCCTTTCTAAACTCTAAGAGACAAATTAACATCAATTCAATACTTggtgataaaaaaattcatggcaaaattttaaaaaatttatttagctCCTGATCAAACACAACACAAATTATTTCAGGGACCAATTTCTTCAAGgagagaataaaaaagaaaataaaaataaaatttgtaattagATTTAATGATCATGCAATATCAGATTAAATATTTGTATACTAATAGCTAACATCAATAattcattatataattattgatgGATGAGATTATGATGATTAGATGATAAATGAAAAGATCAATGATTAATATTAAGAAACGTACCAGAGCATGTCTTATGAACGAAAAGTTTGTACACAAGGACAATAAGGCCAGCAATGTGGACTGATCCAGAAGCTATGTAGAAAAATTCAGGTTCTGTGATAGTATACTTTAGAGTTACCACACCACAAAAAGCAAGCACTAACCCCAAAAAGATCTTCACTTTCATTGATCTGTTATTCAACCATTCAGTCAAAACATTCACTGGTGAATCCCTCTTTGATCCCATTTTTgtgaccaaaaataaaaattctaaaacaaaatatggGTATTTTGGCTTTGGTTTGTATTTTGTGGGCACACAAAATTTTAGAGTGGTTTTAGATGAAGAGAGTAGTAGTAGAGGTTaaagaataatatatatttggtagctatatatttttattttattttgtgtgtttgcttttattttatttctttaaaaccACATTGACTCTAAAACCGTTATGGTAAACTCTAAAAGGCAAATATAGACTATCTTCATGTGGAcactatttagaaaaataaaattctttctGTAAAGGACTATCATACGTGAAAAATATATCATCCTaaaattactttatattttaatgttattttaattatacacTATAACCAATATTGTGTTTATCcctcttaaaattattttttttccatcttatatttatgataaaatgATTATACATCGAtggataataaatataaatttttaaatatagttatttttctttcgtttatcaattttttaatttgtgataAACAGTCAAATGAGACTGTTATTGTAAAATGACAGTAATACCATTTtccatattttatattaatattttaaatttctataaaaaataaaatggaaattttcaaagaatgttataaaaaaGGTGTAACATGAAATATaaagtcaaaaaaaaaagaaaaaaaaaatgtgtagtcAATTGAAATAAGTATATATAAAAGCTAAAAGTGgaatataataaaagaaaataacaaacatATGGAGAGGTAGACCTAACCAAAAAACATATGTAGCAGAagcgaaagaaaaaaaaagcaaaagcTACATTagatattgttatatatatataaataaagaaaacaaattataaacaactaaaacattaaaaattaaagtatatatatgaaaatattatttgaaataatataaatctaaaatttaataaaagagTAATTATTTATATGCTACTATTTTAATAGAATGTAAACTTGCACACCAATATTACACCacacttgtttttttttaatattttttaaaatcaaattaaaaatattatttaaaaaaaaggttttagtcaaaattttctaattattttgatttatttaagtaagtaaaatgttttatatttaataaataataaatttaaaatattaatattatataattgaaataatCATTAAACAGTTGaccaaatataaaattagttgatttctaaaaaaataactaatatatatcattaaataaattcaaaagctTTTAAAGTAtgatttattactttttaacataaaaaattatgtataaaaaatattatttcttttatttgaatttgctCCCAGTTCtttacattttttcttttggCAGAGCTCGCGATTCTTTACATTGTTTATGTATACACaagagagttttttttttttttttttttttttttgttgtgacAAATACACAATATAgtttatatttctaaatttttaaaatagtttaaagtAATTTAAATGGGTATTTTTATTAGGCTCCTTCTCAAGTAAaactatattataattaaaaaataataactattatCACGTGTAAAATGAGCAATAAGAATAAGATTTTGTGTTTAAACTCGAGAAAGAGTAAAatgaaaacttttaaaaataatcccAAAAGTTTACTGACATTGATTCTTAAACAGAAGTTTCACAAGATTCTTACGAAAATTTGATAACATCGTAGTCTTTCTCAAAAATCATTATAtcttttttctattaatttatcttttaatttttacaataattaaataaaaattataacaacccaatgtaaaaatattcaaaattcaattttttttttaaattcgaCACTATcctaaactttaaaaaaaaaactaaaacgctGTATTTTTACGCGTTTGCATACAGTAGAAAGACTATGTGAAGTAAAACACTTTAAATTTATTAGTTGGTTGCATTTTAGAGATGCGGTcttctctttatattttttatatcaaatattaaaaaattaaattaatatataaataatgataaaaaaattagttataaataataataatataaaaactaactaaaaattagttaagaaaataaaataaaatttataataatgcataaagttatcaataaaatttgaataatattttagattatgattgaataaataaaattatcatttgaaatttatttatctcaGTATCAATAACTAAAACGAACATTGATGATGGAATATCCACTTCATCTGAATATGCAAAATCTCCTTTTGTCTGTAACCAAATCTACATACTCCAAATCTGCTTTTGATTATGTAATATGTGTGAAATCTGATTTTGtctagataaaatattttttcaattatactcTTATAATTTAAgattcttaaaattttaatcatttaatgaattttatggtcTAAACAATATAGATGTGTCATTGATACGTGGCAAAATATATGATGACGTAGAATAGTAATTTTGTTACCATCTAATTACTTAATCTGTAAATTAATAACActttttttaaggaaaatgaaaagcacttttaaaaaataaaaaacatgaaaaaaaggaaaaatcttCACCGAAATAGGAACACAAAAGCTACCTCCAATTCCATTTCTAGGGATTTAGTTCTTCTTAATAAAGTTCTACCCTTGAACATCATAATAGTCTGGAATACATTCTATATACttttaacaaaaacaataaaaattcctCTATTGAAGTTATTATGGGTTTTCcaactaaaaaaattagaaaaacatAAGAGATGGGAAACAATTATCAAGCTTCTTCTTCGTTGTATTAAATTGGGGTTCGATAAATGAAGATTATgagacaaaatatataaataaataaaatggaaacattaagaaaaaggaaggaaaaaatttagaagaaaggaaaataaataaagagaagtttaaaaaatatagtaatttaCACACTTTTTAATACACTTATTTTCGTttctaactatatatatatcattctaCCATTCTTCCtctcattttttacttttaatttttctctaatttttttctttaccttttctctctataaatattttccctgacttttattttttggtttgtataatataatttgtttattttgaaatattttattttgtaattaatattatattttcgtttttatatatattattttgtttaaaatcatattttttttaaattatattaatattaattatatatat contains:
- the LOC101492383 gene encoding uncharacterized protein, which codes for MVEVEEIELDLGLSIGGVFRKPLEKPKPELGPDCLVSGSDPNNEVQKVFPQVNREVQALKRMELKRKREQKKGNGNRVGESEPEPECEQVFKKEKTELLDGAVSLTAPFFVLQPQQYGSVQYMPLNNGLSLPCWFASEKNVGGVDGVNFNGGNGKAKSNGSSRCSSSAVSDYQSSSREDGGCSDSHSHSANSFTEQTELKKSNEMNIKRNQAEEIASSHPTRAKQCNNSHDNTKHNNVNEAQTQPHIIQFQPNPMKLPMPINKPLLPTENSTKGVALFKDTKARPQMPYVSTKGNGPNGKTVNGFLYRYSKSDQVTIVCVCHGSTFSPAEFVQHAGGTDITHPLRHITVISNAFG
- the LOC101505393 gene encoding uncharacterized protein, producing the protein MGSKRDSPVNVLTEWLNNRSMKVKIFLGLVLAFCGVVTLKYTITEPEFFYIASGSVHIAGLIVLVYKLFVHKTCSGLSLKSQELNVVFLATRLGCSVFMEADYRTVLDLLYFLLTSLVVWLIRFRLKSSYIKEFDNMWLSFLVVPSAILAVLINPITPHYWIVRVIFAFTLYLETVSIIPQIRFMQKAKMVETFTGYYVFALGVSRFFALAYWIIHIYETGGQYLFFFGYGYFWMVVLQVLELVQSLILADFVYYYIKSFMQGQLLKKMPV